The nucleotide sequence CTATTAGTGGATTAAGAGACGGGAGGTCAGCAGGGACGTCGGAGAGTAGTTAATGATGAGACACACAGTTAACCGACGGATGGGCTCCGGGAGCCGAAGTCCAGTGGCCGAGCCGCAAGCGGAGGTTTTGAGCTAAGGGGCGGCGGGGCCGCTGGGTCGGGGTGGGGCGCGTGCGGGGCTCCCAGAGTTACCTTCTTCCTCGTACTGCTCTGCAAGGGGGTAGAACACAGGGACCGTGtcagcgggggggcggggggcccggagccagctgccccagccctggaaccCTGAGGATGGGGACCGGAGGTCCCTGGGCCCCGAGGAGGCCGCCAGCTCCAGGGGAGAAAAGCCCGCAGTGCTGGGGGGTCTGGTGCTGGGGCACCCAGGTCCTGCTGGGTGAGCTTGAAGGGGTGGCCAGGGCCCGGGACCCCCTCCCAGACGCCGCCCCGGAGAGCCAGCGGGACAGGCTGGGCATACGGGACAAGGTTTTCATGTGACCACATCTCGGGGACATGTCCTTGGAGAAAGAGGGGGTCCCAGCTGCAGGGGCGGGAGTGGGGAGCCCATGTTCAGAGGGGGTCGGTCTAGCGCCCACCGCGGACCGTGGCGCTTCTTGGGGTTCCCCGCCAGGGGTCCCCAAGGACAGCCACGTTGTCAACAGTTGGACGAGCCTGCCTCAAGTGTGAGCTTTCCGTCTGGGGTGGGCGCAGAGAGGAGATCGTTTGACACTTACCCTCCACCTGCTCACTGTTGGGGGTAGAGggtaagaaagagagaaggggaggggggggagagagagagagaacgggtgAGGTGGGCTTTCACTCAGCGGCTCGTAACAAACACCAGCAGGTCCTCTGGCCTCTGAACACAGCTCAGGTCCAGGGGCCCACACGGGGCGGGCAGCTACTCAGACTGGTACTCACACTTCCTCGTCCGACATGGTGGGAGGGTTGtttctgtggggggggggggaccaagATGAGAGTCAGGAAGGCCTTGGTCTAGGAGTGCTGGCGTGGGCGAGCGCTGGGCTCTTAGGGCTGGGGGTGTGAGGGGACGTCCAAGGACAGGGTGGAGGCCAAGTGTCCGGCCTTGGGCGggcctcctccccaggcccccacAGCCCTCCTCGCCGGACTctgctcccaccctgccccccttCCTGCCCCGGCTCCAGCCTGGAGCTTGGAATCGCAGAGTTGGACGGGATGCTGGAAGGTCGTGGCgtccacccccacccagggccgACATCCTCTGTATAGCACTCCCCGAGGAGGGGCGTCTAGGCTGCTTTGGACAGCAGGGAAACCCTGCTGATGCGGACTCAAAACCCGCTTCGTGGTGGGCTGTGCCTTTGGGCTGAGGTCGGGGGActccccaggagcccctagattaCAGAGCCCAGCTCCCCCAGTGTGTATGCCCGGCTCCCGCCATCCCTGTGACAGCCTCTCCCGGTGTGAGCTCTaagctcccttcccccactgatGCTTTCCTGCAGGGACCCCACGTCTTCCTTCTGGGGTGCCCTGGGCATCCCCCAGGGCCCTGTGCAGCCCCCTCTCTCCAAATCACAAGAATGTACGAGCCGTTCCGTCTCCTcgtctcccccctctccccccgagCTCATGGGGACGGGATCTGGCCGCGGCCGCGTGCCCCAAGCCCGGGGCCCAAGCGCGAACGGAGTGGACGGCCCCATCTGGCTGGCCCTCCCCGGCCTGCTTTCCCAGGCCCCTCGGACGCTCTTGAATTTGTCAATGTCTGCAGGGAAGCTCACGTGTGCAGGTGCGGCCCACGCCAGGCCAGTGCGCTCAGGGACCCTCTTTCCGTGAGCTGGCCGCCGCACACGCCTGAGGCGGCCCGGGGCCTGGGAACGCTCTGAGCAGCTGTATCACACTGTTGGCCCGGGGTTTTAAAACACAAAGTTCATGACAACATATCACGGCTTAGTGGAAGACAATAGCCGTGCCCCCCCCAGGGAGCTGCGTATAAGAAAACACAAGCTCATCATCCGAGGAGGCCTGAGCATCACAGCGCTAAGGTGGGAACAGTTTTCCGAAGCCTCTGTCAAGAATGTTAATTTTCCCAGAGCAATTTAAGCTCCGTGCAGAATTAACCCACAGATcgctgctccccccaccccagcccgggGAAGCGCGTGGCTCTTCCCTGGAAGAGGGCTCTGCCGCCCCCTCCGGTTACAGCCTCCCGCCTCGTGTACAGCTGGGGTCTCCCCCTGTTCCCGGGCCCCGTCTCTCCCCGTGGGCCCTGTCCCCAGCACCCCAGCCCGCCAGGGGCCACTCTCTAGGATGGGAGGCTCCATGGGAGCCCGGGGCCTCGCCCTGCTGGCCCCCCCTCGACCCGGCCAGGGCCCTACACCTGTCGGCAGCCTCAAGTGGGGGCTGGTGTGGCCTGAGCCCAGGGGCTGGTTATTTTTAAGGAGCCAGTGGCAGCTGAGGTGTCCAGAAATAGGCACCCAAATTAGCCAAGACACCTCTGCCCAGAAACCCAAGACGCTGGGAGGGGGGCTGAGAGGGCAGCCACGGAGCTCAGGTCTCCTCCTGGCCAGCTCCCCGCCAGCCCCCGCAGGTGTCCCAGGCCCGCCTGACCTCCTGCATCTTGCCTTCCTGCCTTCTGGGCTGGTGTCCAAGGGGGTGCCCAGGAGGACCCCCGTATCCCCGGGCAGGGTGCCCGCAAGCCCCTGGCAAAGTCTCACTTCTCCTGCATCCTGCCCCTCTGGCCAGGGGAGCCCTGAAGGACATATCACAGGGCTGCTCTGTCCCCTCACCTCACTGTCTGTCGGGGAGGGGCCAAGGTGGGGGGTGCCAGAGGGCAGGGACGGCATTTCGACAGCTGGGAAGGAAGCCCATCCCTCAGCGGGGCGACAGTGAAAATAGCCCCTGAGGTCAGACCTCCTTGGAGACACatacccccttccctccttcccaggtgACGAGATGGGGTGGGAAAGGTGGGAGGCCCTGTCCTCACTGGCTGTGAGCCCCCGGCCGCGTCACCACTCCCCGGCTGGGCCCCCACTGTATCCTGCAGTGGCTCCTGGCCCGGCTTCTCCCGGTGGCTGAGGACACCAGCAGGTGCGGGCGCCCGGTCTGGGCGAAGTCAGGAGGGCAGCTGAGCCCACGGCATGGGGCAGGGGGAAGCGGGAGGGcaaggagcaggggtggggccctggggagCATGCCCTCCACCCTGCGAGGACACAGGCCCAGGTCCCCACTGCGCCCCCTGCCTGGGCCCGTCCGGCCCTGTCCTTGACCTCTGGGAGGTGCCCCTGGGGCTGCGAGGGTCCCGGCCTCCCCTCCTCACGGAGCTGCCCCTGGGGATGAATTACACAAGCCGCCCGACATGTTCGTCTCTACAAATGCCAGGATTGGAGGCAATGACTGCTTGAGGCCAAGAACCCCCAGCTTGTGCGAGGGGCTGGCCTTGGTGCCCTCAGCTTATTGGAGTCCCCGGGGAAAGGCCCAGAtgggccggggctgggggggcgggcaggacaCGGCGCCCGGGGGCCCTCGGGGCTGTGGGCAGCGCCCTTCCTGGGCACCTCTGTCCAGCCCTCTGCCCCGTTCCTTCCAGGGagcccccaccttcctcctcgGGCCACCCCAGCTGTCGCGTTCCTGTTCAGAGTGGCTTCCCCCACGTCCAGAGAGCATCGCCCTCTGCGCCAGCACCCTTGGGACCCTGGGCTGTCTTCGTGGGCTCTCCGGGCCGCCACGCTCGGAGCTGAGACATGTGCGAACACGACGGCCTGGCCCCTCTCAGCACCCCGGGACCCAAGACGTGCCTCAGAGGCCGGGCCGGCCCCGCCCAGCCCTGGGCCATACCGACCTGTGGCTGAGTCTGGAGAGAAGGGTTAGAGCTCCCTGTGGACAGGACCGGCTCAGGCACTGCCCGCTCAGCTCACGCCCTCATGTTATAGTGACATTTGATCTTTCCCAGCAGCCCAttggccaggggctgggtggcCGGGCATGTGGGGCAGGCGGGAAGGGGCCGTGCCCACGCAGGCCCCTTACCAAGTATAGGAACGGCAGAGGAGGAGGCCTGAGGAGGCGCGGATGTGGGGGACGTGTCTGGAGACGGAGGCAAGGTCCACCCTCCTCCCCGGGAAGTGTCAGCTTCTATTTTTACTCCCCCGACAGCGGGCACATTCTTGATGGGCTGAGGAGGGGTGACGGGAGGGACGGAGTGGCCCCAGGGATGCAGCCAAGGCTCTCTCTGGGCCAGGCTGCTGTGGGGTCCCAGACGGGGGCCCCGACTCCCCCAGTCcagctgccccccgccccccacggtgTCTGGGGCATGGGCACATTGCCCCAGGCCCACCTGCGTCCTCCATCAGAGCACGCGGCCTGGCGTCCCAGAGACCGCCGTGGAGAGCGGGGCTCTGGGCGTCCTCAGCCAGGCCTCTGTCCTGCCTGCGCCCCACTTAGTGACCAGGCCTGGCTCTCGCGTGGGTGCTGTTGGGGCACAGGACAGACGGGTGGGAGAAGAAACAGCCCAAACAGGATCTCGACTGCTGGCGGTCCTGCTGGGTCTCCCCCAGCGACCGGGGCCGTACCCCTTCCTTCAGCCTGGGAGCCGCCGTCTGGGGGTCCAGACCCTGAGGTCCTCTCTCCCCGAGGCCAGACTCAGCGTGCTGCTCAGGGCGGGCTCCGCCACATGCCCGTGGAGCCTGGCCGTTCTGTCCACAGAACTCCAGATGGCACCATCCGCCCGGCAGACACCTTTCCCAGGCCTCTGATGGTCCCCTCACTAGCTGGCAAGGCCACGAGCTCCGACGGGCCTGACCCTCGGATTAGGGAAACCGAGACACGAAGAGGGGTCAGAGCAGGCCGGCACCTCCTTCCAGACCCGAGGGCTCCAGGCAAGGGAGGAGCACCGACGGTGGGGTCTGCTCAGTGCGCAGGACCGGGGTGAGCCCTGGGGAGACACGGAGGAGGCTTCCGGTCAGGGACGTCGGGGGGCTCGCacgccccagccccagctccacccagctctctgcctgctctggggcctcagaagcttccagaaggctTCTGCTGGCACCTCATTCAATCCCTGCAAGTCGGAGATAAGGCCACAGGGACCCACGACAGGAGAGGCATGCCCACTGTCACacagcagggggaggcagggaccctctccctcctgcctcgcGGAGGCTGGAGTTACTGGGgacacccctgccccctgccccccgttCCCGTCTGAACTTGTTCCTCCCGTCTGATGCTGTCTCCCAAGCTGCCCAGATCCTCGGATGGGCCAGGGTTTCGGGGGCCACATACAGCTGACCGTTGGCCAACTCTGCCCAGCGGGACCACCTCAAGACTCACTTCTAGGGAGGGCCCCACGAGGCTCCCGGGGGCCGCCGTGGCCTCTTTCCTGTGGTAAGGTTTCCCTTCTCAGGCTGGCTCCTCTGGGTcctcaccaccccctgcccccccagacGTGGGCACACTCGTGGGGACAGCACGTTCGGGACCATTCGGCCTTGTCTGTAGGCTGTGCTGGGGCTTGGTCGAGGAAACCCCGTGCACACCCAGCCCCGCTCAGACCACCTTGCTCCCGGGAGCCGCCCGCCGCCCCTGCTGCTCTTAGGAGTGGCACCTGCCGACGGGCACCCCCAGGCCCTGCAGTGGCCCTCCTCGGCCAGCAGAGGAGGGTGGCCGCCCGCTCAGTGGCCTCGGCCCCTGGCAGGTGCTCTCCCGTGAACGGGCCGAGCCAGAGAACGGGCGCTGAGGTCAGAGGAGGAACAGCACAGGTTTTATTTTGGGTATCCGTGACCTCCCCCTCAGGGCACCAGGCCCGTGGTGCGGCCGGACAGCATTGAGCAGGCTCTGCTGGACAGGCCGCAGGCCTCCGAGAACCTTCGACAGGTAATCCACACCCCGGTCCACCTGGCCTGgccgggcaggggtgggaggagaggggcagggcaggggcctcCCCGGAGGGCTGGAGGGGGTCtgggggcccggggtgggggcaaGGGATAAGGGTGGCCCAGCCCTGGTCGGGGTGCAGGATGGATCTCAACCCCAGAGAGGGTTTGAGAACTGACCACGCAGGCCCTGAGCCCAGGGATGGTGGGGGGCGGCTTCCAAAGCCGGAGGTGCTGAGCGAGGCCACAGAGCAGGGAGGAAGCCGGGACAGGGAGAGGCGGCCCCAGAGCAGTTTGGCTCCGGCTACCTTCAGGGGGGACCCTAGGGTGGCGGGGGAGAGCGGGGCCCCTCAGTCTGGTCCGGGCCCAGGTTTGCACGGGTGGGGTGGCGGGGCCCAAGGGACCTTGAACAGGTCCTGGGCACCCACACTGGTGCCAGCCCCACGGGCTTGGGCTCTGCCAGGCCCCAGATAGAAGCGGCTGACACAGCACTTCAGAGACGGTCCTGCCACAGCCCCGTGCGTCTGCGGCCCCACTAGCCTGGGTGCCTCTTTGCCGTGTGTAGGTCACTGGTCTGTTCCGCCTCTCGCACGCGGGGCTGGAGTTCTGCGCTGGGGTGGGGCTCTCGGGCAGGCGGGACCGATGGCAGAGGGGCAGTGCCTGGGTATCCCGGTCCAGGTACCCCTCGGGCAGGGGCCCTCCTGAACCTCTGGTCCCTTCTGGCGCGCAGGCCCCGACCCGCAGGCTCTGAGAGGCAGGGTCTTACGTCACGGCGGAGGCGGGCTTGGAGATACTCAGAGGAGACAAGCCCTGGGTCCCCGTCCCCGAGGCTGGGTTGGGGTGCGAGGCTCCTGAGAAGGCCGGGGTGGGTCAGGGCAGCGTGGCCGTCTGGTTTCCTGGCAccgtccaccccccccccccaccgccgcctcTCATCCCGTGGCGTCCTCCGCTCTGATCCCGGCTCACTGTGCCGCCATGGGCTTTGTGGCCGTCTCTGCTGCTCCCCTAGGCTGATGTGCCATCCcgctgggtggggagggagaacgTAGCGTGCCCGCTGGGAGATGCGCCCCGGCTGGCAGAGGACGGCCCTGGATGCAGTCTCCAAGGTGGGCCGTGGTGAGAAAAGATGGCTGTGGCTTGGTGGAGCGTTAATGCTCCTGACTGGTCCGTATTTACTCCATCCTCCAGGAGGCAGGCCAATTTTAATCACAGAGACTTCTGAAAATGGAGGTTCCCAGCAGAGCCAGACCTAGAACGCCAAAGGTCCAGTGGTCCTGCTCTTCAGTGGGTTCCCCCGACGACAAGAGCAGCAGAGCCCAATGTCAGATCTGGGTGcgggcccagggctggggagcaCTCCCTCCGCCCTGTCTCCGCCTTCACACACTGGTCCGTTCACCCACCCACCTGTTTGTTCCCATCCGTTCTCACATTCActaccttctttcctcccttccactGTCCATCCAACCATCATCCATCTGCCCACCAAcacacccagccagccagccagccacctaCTACCCATGTAGCACACATTGATCTGACTGCCTCTCCATCGCTTCTTCCATCTACTGTCCATACAATGGTTTTTCTGTCCAACTACCTTCTGTACATCCACCCATGTACCCGTCTATCTATTCTCTATCAATCCATCTATCCATTAGCCAAGATTCATCCACCCATCTTGCTATTTATACATCagtccacccacctatccatccctCCACTCCTTCAcccatcatccatcatccataTCTGTCCACCCACCCTTCCATCTATCATCCCTCCACCGGCCCATtcgtccatctatccatccatccatccacccatctgtccatccattcgtccatccatccactcatccatccatccccccctccctccctccctccatccatccatccatccatccattcatccatccactcatccatccatccatttgtccatccatccactcatccatccatccatccctccacccacccattcgtccatccatccatccatccatccctccacccatccatttgtccatccatccatccatctatccatccactcatccatccatccatccgtccgtccgtccatccaccATCCACATCTGTCCACCCACCAAATCTTCACTGAGCACCTCCAAGGTGCTGGAATGGGGGATGACCCCAAGGTGGGTCTTGTTTTCAGGGAGTTCACAGTCTAGGGGTACAGATCAGAAATGCACACTGTTTTGGGTGCAGTAAAATTTAATCTGGCCAGTCAAGGAGGGAAGCATCATAGATGTTCTGGAAGAGGAAGACTGAACCCCCCCATCATATGCGCCCCAACTTAAGCCACCACACACCTCAGATCTCGGAGTCTAATACTGCAGAAGACCATGAAACAGGACAGAGTGTCTGATTCTGGATCCTACCACtgtccaggggctggggaggactTCACACCGGGCTGGCCCTCTTCTTTGTCGCTCCCCCCAGTTATGGACACAGAGCCAGCACTTGGAACACACAAGGAGCTTTATTGCACACGGAGGACCAGGCTGCAAGccgggagcagggagggggcagggcctgaGAATGCGGCGCAGGCGCTGGTGTCTCTTGACCTGGAGGGCCCCCAGCacgtgtcctctctctgcccaggcTGGGCCTTCCTCGGGGACTCTTGGTCTCTGCGGGGGCGGCCCCTTTGGTCAATCACCAGTGAgagtccctctcctgcccctgctgTGCGAGGTAGAGTGGGGGTCAGAGGGCGGGAGGGGAGAGCGGTCGGGGGGTCGAGGGGTAGAGAGACGGCGACGGTGGTGGGTGTTGGCCGGGCGCGGGCAGGCCAGGCAGGCAACGGCAGCGGCTCCCGTGGCAGGGCCGGGGTGGGCGTCTGGCTGGACTCGCCCCTGCGAGGGCGGAGGGTGCTGCCCGAGCTGTCTGCGGCCTCAGGAAAGCTGAAACACCGGCATGGGTGGGGGTGTCAGGCTCCGGTCCGGGGAGGGGGTTACCCCCTGCCCTCCGCGTCTCCAGCCCGTCTCCGGTGGCCACGCTGGCCCTGCCTAcggcaccccctcccccgggaGCAGCCGCCCTGCTCCAGCCACCGGAACCCCACGTCCTCTTCCACCTTGGAAGCTTGCTTCCTGACACCGGGGGCCCCCCCGGGGCCgcgggcctacttgggattcaagGTGAAGGGAGCTGTGCCCGTCGCCTGCTCTCCCGCTAGCCTGGCTGCCCCAGAGCTCCCGCAGTCCCTGGCGTCCTGGGCCCCCTGAAGCAGGCACAGCCGAGCG is from Neofelis nebulosa isolate mNeoNeb1 chromosome 10, mNeoNeb1.pri, whole genome shotgun sequence and encodes:
- the LOC131486714 gene encoding uncharacterized protein LOC131486714; its protein translation is MAHQPRGAAETATKPMAAQSLAPQPSLGDGDPGLVSSEYLQARLRRDTPSSPPGRPLPCPSPPTPARPGQVDRGVDYLSKVLGGLRPVQQSLLNAVRPHHGPGLTPVLRTEQTPPSVLLPCLEPSGLEGDSATGRYGPGLGGAGPASEARLGSRGAERGQAVVFAHVSAPSVAARRAHEDSPGSQGCWRRGRCSLDVGEATLNRNATAGVARGGRNNPPTMSDEEVEQVEGKCQTISSLRPPQTESSHLRQARPTVDNVAVLGDPWRGTPRSATVRGGR